A DNA window from Tachysurus fulvidraco isolate hzauxx_2018 chromosome 4, HZAU_PFXX_2.0, whole genome shotgun sequence contains the following coding sequences:
- the bag5 gene encoding BAG family molecular chaperone regulator 5 isoform X1, translating to MCANVFGMLKSLFGKPFDGGKRTMDHGNQQQQQPQTQYMAGPFQAFMGPQGPFPGPHPTLVRLDELQREAVTLGQKVCSFSGLQSDREYKRLERELTRLQLEVDQVETEGRMELQHARKRVAGEVEGLLHYLEGNATHPSQLAIEELSQEAQRLLLSGVVAPFREGQVQDTVETGEDLVEAVQDVAMRLAQIKTGGSVPLRKARYRALTRVCAVQDVLEGRVRTHTLALPLSEETHEAVQRINQVMVQVSGARCQLVALLMGLSGRDSCAHLARVLTELLVELDALDVSSNSAVRNYRKQVVEEINGLLKHLDLEGEGDGSHRYDLTNNDSIREIEAIRGRVSVLRGEVLRQGIAGQGLELQSLLTHLDQVDTGRNPCIREARRRAVLEIQAVITYIDLREALGRRNPGPEEPPPHAAVWHVLASLSELHFQVLGFDGKRADKSYMVLEELLTKQLLVLDAVDPQGDQGTKTARKQAVKYAQNILSYLDLKTDEWEY from the exons ATGTGCGCGAACGTCTTCGGAATGTTGAAAAG cctttTTGGAAAGCCCTTTGATGGTGGGAAGAGGACAATGGATCATGGCAaccaacagcaacagcaaccaCAGACACAGTACATGGCAGGGCCATTCCAGGCATTCATGGGCCCTCAAGGTCCATTCCCTGGGCCCCACCCCACCCTTGTGCgcctggatgagctgcaaagGGAAGCTGTGACATTAGGACAGAAAGTCTGTTCCTTCAGTGGATTGCAGAGTGACAGGGAGTACAAACGACTTGAGCGGGAGCTGACGCGACTCCAGCTGGAGGTGGATCAG GTGGAGACAGAGGGACGGATGGAGCTGCAGCACGCTCGGAAGCGGGTAGCAGGGGAGGTGGAGGGGTTATTGCACTACCTGGAGGGTAATGCTACCCACCCCTCTCAATTAGCTATAGAGGAGCTGAGCCAGGAGGCACAAAGGCTCCTGCTGTCTGGTGTGGTGGCTCCATTTCGGGAAGGACAGGTTCAGGATACAGTGGAGACCGGTGAGGACCTTGTGGAGGCTGTGCAGGATGTGGCAATGCGCCTGGCCCAGATCAAGACGGGTGGAAGTGTGCCGCTCAGGAAAGCCCGGTACCGCGCTCTAACCCGCGTCTGTGCAGTGCAGGATGTCCTGGAGGGCCGTGttcgcacgcacacacttgcGCTGCCTCTGTCTGAAGAGACCCATGAGGCCGTGCAGCGCATCAACCAAGTGATGGTGCAG GTGAGTGGTGCTCGTTGTCAGCTGGTTGCTCTGCTGATGGGGTTGAGTGGGCGGGATAGCTGTGCCCACCTAGCACGTGTCCTCACTGAGCTGTTAGTGGAGCTGGATGCACTAGATGTGTCCAGTAACTCAGCCGTCAGGAACTACAGAAAGCAGGTGGTGGAAGAGATCAACGGCCTCCTTAAACACCTCGACCtggagggggagggagatggcTCTCACAG ATATGACCTGACGAATAATGACTCCATCCGTGAAATTGAGGCCATCCGAGGTCGTGTGTCTGTGCTGCGGGGAGAAGTACTGAGACAAGGTATAGCAGGCCAAGGGTTGGAGCTTCAGAGTCTTCTAACTCATCTGGACCAAGTGGACACCGGACGGAACCCCTGCATAAGAGAGGCACGTCGAAGAGCCGTTCTAGAGATCCAGGCAGTCATAACCTACATTGACCTCCGGGAAGCCCTCGGCCGCAGGAACCCTGGACCAGAAGAACCCCCACCTCACGCAGCAGTGTGGCATGTCCTTGCCAGTCTATCTGAACTGCACTTCCAGGTGCTTGGTTTTGATGGCAAGAGAGCTGACAAGAGCTACATGGTTCTCGAGGAGTTGCTGACCAAGCAGCTTCTGGTTCTGGATGCTGTAGACCCTCAGGGGGACCAGGGAACAAAAACTGCTCGTAAACAAGCAGTCAAATATGCCCAGAACATCCTCAGCTACCTGGACCTGAAGACAGATGAGTGGGAATACTGA
- the bag5 gene encoding BAG family molecular chaperone regulator 5 isoform X3, with the protein MDHGNQQQQQPQTQYMAGPFQAFMGPQGPFPGPHPTLVRLDELQREAVTLGQKVCSFSGLQSDREYKRLERELTRLQLEVDQVETEGRMELQHARKRVAGEVEGLLHYLEGNATHPSQLAIEELSQEAQRLLLSGVVAPFREGQVQDTVETGEDLVEAVQDVAMRLAQIKTGGSVPLRKARYRALTRVCAVQDVLEGRVRTHTLALPLSEETHEAVQRINQVMVQVSGARCQLVALLMGLSGRDSCAHLARVLTELLVELDALDVSSNSAVRNYRKQVVEEINGLLKHLDLEGEGDGSHRYDLTNNDSIREIEAIRGRVSVLRGEVLRQGIAGQGLELQSLLTHLDQVDTGRNPCIREARRRAVLEIQAVITYIDLREALGRRNPGPEEPPPHAAVWHVLASLSELHFQVLGFDGKRADKSYMVLEELLTKQLLVLDAVDPQGDQGTKTARKQAVKYAQNILSYLDLKTDEWEY; encoded by the exons ATGGATCATGGCAaccaacagcaacagcaaccaCAGACACAGTACATGGCAGGGCCATTCCAGGCATTCATGGGCCCTCAAGGTCCATTCCCTGGGCCCCACCCCACCCTTGTGCgcctggatgagctgcaaagGGAAGCTGTGACATTAGGACAGAAAGTCTGTTCCTTCAGTGGATTGCAGAGTGACAGGGAGTACAAACGACTTGAGCGGGAGCTGACGCGACTCCAGCTGGAGGTGGATCAG GTGGAGACAGAGGGACGGATGGAGCTGCAGCACGCTCGGAAGCGGGTAGCAGGGGAGGTGGAGGGGTTATTGCACTACCTGGAGGGTAATGCTACCCACCCCTCTCAATTAGCTATAGAGGAGCTGAGCCAGGAGGCACAAAGGCTCCTGCTGTCTGGTGTGGTGGCTCCATTTCGGGAAGGACAGGTTCAGGATACAGTGGAGACCGGTGAGGACCTTGTGGAGGCTGTGCAGGATGTGGCAATGCGCCTGGCCCAGATCAAGACGGGTGGAAGTGTGCCGCTCAGGAAAGCCCGGTACCGCGCTCTAACCCGCGTCTGTGCAGTGCAGGATGTCCTGGAGGGCCGTGttcgcacgcacacacttgcGCTGCCTCTGTCTGAAGAGACCCATGAGGCCGTGCAGCGCATCAACCAAGTGATGGTGCAG GTGAGTGGTGCTCGTTGTCAGCTGGTTGCTCTGCTGATGGGGTTGAGTGGGCGGGATAGCTGTGCCCACCTAGCACGTGTCCTCACTGAGCTGTTAGTGGAGCTGGATGCACTAGATGTGTCCAGTAACTCAGCCGTCAGGAACTACAGAAAGCAGGTGGTGGAAGAGATCAACGGCCTCCTTAAACACCTCGACCtggagggggagggagatggcTCTCACAG ATATGACCTGACGAATAATGACTCCATCCGTGAAATTGAGGCCATCCGAGGTCGTGTGTCTGTGCTGCGGGGAGAAGTACTGAGACAAGGTATAGCAGGCCAAGGGTTGGAGCTTCAGAGTCTTCTAACTCATCTGGACCAAGTGGACACCGGACGGAACCCCTGCATAAGAGAGGCACGTCGAAGAGCCGTTCTAGAGATCCAGGCAGTCATAACCTACATTGACCTCCGGGAAGCCCTCGGCCGCAGGAACCCTGGACCAGAAGAACCCCCACCTCACGCAGCAGTGTGGCATGTCCTTGCCAGTCTATCTGAACTGCACTTCCAGGTGCTTGGTTTTGATGGCAAGAGAGCTGACAAGAGCTACATGGTTCTCGAGGAGTTGCTGACCAAGCAGCTTCTGGTTCTGGATGCTGTAGACCCTCAGGGGGACCAGGGAACAAAAACTGCTCGTAAACAAGCAGTCAAATATGCCCAGAACATCCTCAGCTACCTGGACCTGAAGACAGATGAGTGGGAATACTGA
- the bag5 gene encoding BAG family molecular chaperone regulator 5 isoform X2: MAVRWLCSLFGKPFDGGKRTMDHGNQQQQQPQTQYMAGPFQAFMGPQGPFPGPHPTLVRLDELQREAVTLGQKVCSFSGLQSDREYKRLERELTRLQLEVDQVETEGRMELQHARKRVAGEVEGLLHYLEGNATHPSQLAIEELSQEAQRLLLSGVVAPFREGQVQDTVETGEDLVEAVQDVAMRLAQIKTGGSVPLRKARYRALTRVCAVQDVLEGRVRTHTLALPLSEETHEAVQRINQVMVQVSGARCQLVALLMGLSGRDSCAHLARVLTELLVELDALDVSSNSAVRNYRKQVVEEINGLLKHLDLEGEGDGSHRYDLTNNDSIREIEAIRGRVSVLRGEVLRQGIAGQGLELQSLLTHLDQVDTGRNPCIREARRRAVLEIQAVITYIDLREALGRRNPGPEEPPPHAAVWHVLASLSELHFQVLGFDGKRADKSYMVLEELLTKQLLVLDAVDPQGDQGTKTARKQAVKYAQNILSYLDLKTDEWEY; the protein is encoded by the exons ATGGCTGTTCGCTGGTTATGCAG cctttTTGGAAAGCCCTTTGATGGTGGGAAGAGGACAATGGATCATGGCAaccaacagcaacagcaaccaCAGACACAGTACATGGCAGGGCCATTCCAGGCATTCATGGGCCCTCAAGGTCCATTCCCTGGGCCCCACCCCACCCTTGTGCgcctggatgagctgcaaagGGAAGCTGTGACATTAGGACAGAAAGTCTGTTCCTTCAGTGGATTGCAGAGTGACAGGGAGTACAAACGACTTGAGCGGGAGCTGACGCGACTCCAGCTGGAGGTGGATCAG GTGGAGACAGAGGGACGGATGGAGCTGCAGCACGCTCGGAAGCGGGTAGCAGGGGAGGTGGAGGGGTTATTGCACTACCTGGAGGGTAATGCTACCCACCCCTCTCAATTAGCTATAGAGGAGCTGAGCCAGGAGGCACAAAGGCTCCTGCTGTCTGGTGTGGTGGCTCCATTTCGGGAAGGACAGGTTCAGGATACAGTGGAGACCGGTGAGGACCTTGTGGAGGCTGTGCAGGATGTGGCAATGCGCCTGGCCCAGATCAAGACGGGTGGAAGTGTGCCGCTCAGGAAAGCCCGGTACCGCGCTCTAACCCGCGTCTGTGCAGTGCAGGATGTCCTGGAGGGCCGTGttcgcacgcacacacttgcGCTGCCTCTGTCTGAAGAGACCCATGAGGCCGTGCAGCGCATCAACCAAGTGATGGTGCAG GTGAGTGGTGCTCGTTGTCAGCTGGTTGCTCTGCTGATGGGGTTGAGTGGGCGGGATAGCTGTGCCCACCTAGCACGTGTCCTCACTGAGCTGTTAGTGGAGCTGGATGCACTAGATGTGTCCAGTAACTCAGCCGTCAGGAACTACAGAAAGCAGGTGGTGGAAGAGATCAACGGCCTCCTTAAACACCTCGACCtggagggggagggagatggcTCTCACAG ATATGACCTGACGAATAATGACTCCATCCGTGAAATTGAGGCCATCCGAGGTCGTGTGTCTGTGCTGCGGGGAGAAGTACTGAGACAAGGTATAGCAGGCCAAGGGTTGGAGCTTCAGAGTCTTCTAACTCATCTGGACCAAGTGGACACCGGACGGAACCCCTGCATAAGAGAGGCACGTCGAAGAGCCGTTCTAGAGATCCAGGCAGTCATAACCTACATTGACCTCCGGGAAGCCCTCGGCCGCAGGAACCCTGGACCAGAAGAACCCCCACCTCACGCAGCAGTGTGGCATGTCCTTGCCAGTCTATCTGAACTGCACTTCCAGGTGCTTGGTTTTGATGGCAAGAGAGCTGACAAGAGCTACATGGTTCTCGAGGAGTTGCTGACCAAGCAGCTTCTGGTTCTGGATGCTGTAGACCCTCAGGGGGACCAGGGAACAAAAACTGCTCGTAAACAAGCAGTCAAATATGCCCAGAACATCCTCAGCTACCTGGACCTGAAGACAGATGAGTGGGAATACTGA
- the LOC113639823 gene encoding cytochrome c oxidase assembly factor 8 translates to MNVRRVGRLFFRSQCLSRGVLTSVQQRTDQTPSEISEKTRFIPAPASKYDWIGPPDKLSNLRPIIYHIPENETTLERKLRHLRQDTEDWNHDFWMGQNITFSKEKEEYIQSQLKAKGLTERDENGRKRSLNSEEMATFYKHFLDKNYEKHAAYNKEWYQRNFTITTLMARVTLHNFWSTVIGRARSKSKPTTLSK, encoded by the exons ATGAATGTCAGAAGAGTTGGACGCTTGTTCTTTaggtctcagtgtttaagtcgtGGTGTCCTGACGAGTGTTCAACAGCGCACTGATCAAACCCCGTCGGAGATAAGTGAG AAAACCAGATTTATCCCAGCTCCAGCATCTAAATATGACTGGATTGGGCCACCAGACAAACTGTCAAACCTGCGGCCGATCATATACCACATCCCTGAGAATGAGACAACGCTGGAGAGGAAACTCAGACATCTGAGGCAGGACACAGAGGACTGGAACCATGACTTCTGGATGGGGCAAAATATCACCTTTAGCAAG GAGAAAGAGGAATACATTCAGTCACAGCTGAAGGCAAAAGGACTGACAGAAAGAGATGAGAATG GAAGAAAAAGGAGTTTAAATAGTGAGGAAATGGCAACCTTCTACAAACACTTCTTGGACAAAAACTATGAGAAACATGCAGCCTATAACAA AGAATGGTACCAAAGGAACTTCACCATTACAACACTGATGGCCAGAGTAACTCTGCATAATTTCTGGAGCACAGTCATTGGTCGAGCAAGGAGTAAAAGCAAACCAACAACATTgtccaaataa